In Mercurialis annua linkage group LG5, ddMerAnnu1.2, whole genome shotgun sequence, a single genomic region encodes these proteins:
- the LOC126681785 gene encoding uncharacterized protein LOC126681785 isoform X2, with the protein MESYTFWYHHGERVGESKIDKEESEDFENAEEIEEIIRDLYPNMNESEFGNHSSNCEVNEENPNSEALKFYRLLKDLDEEVYPGCKTSKLAAMIKLLHIKSLGHWTNRSFDMFVKWVVEILPTGSTLPKSFYEAKQIVKYLGLSYKKIDSCINNCMLYWKEKENSNLCKLCGSSRWKENSYAFNISR; encoded by the coding sequence ATGGAGAGTTATACTTTTTGGTATCATCATGGTGAAAGAGTTGGTGAATCTAAGATCGATAAAGAAGAATCAGAAGACTTTGAAAATGCCGAGGAAATTGAAGAAATCATAAGAGATCTATATCCTAATATGAATGAAAGTGAATTTGGCAATCACTCCTCAAATTGTGAAGTGAATGAAGAGAATCCCAATTCTGAAGCATTGAAATTTTATAGGCTCTTGAAAGATTTAGATGAAGAAGTTTATCCTGGTTGCAAGACCTCAAAATTAGCAGCAATGATCAAACTGTTACACATTAAAAGTCTCGGTCACTGGACTAATAGATCATTTGATATGTTTGTAAAATGGGTAGTTGAAATACTCCCAACTGGTTCCACGTTGCCAAAATCTTTTTATGAAGCGAAACAGATTGTAAAGTATTTAGGTCTCTCCTACAAAAAAATAGATTCATGTATCAATAACTGCATGCTCTattggaaagaaaaagaaaattccaACTTGTGCAAACTATGTGGCAGTTCTAGGTGGAAGGAAAATAGTTACGCCTTCAACATCTCACGATGA
- the LOC126681785 gene encoding uncharacterized protein LOC126681785 isoform X1: MAPNKQWINLSKIDRLDKEYGDGIEPFISYAFRNKTDEHKVRCPYVRCNNTFSANRKMIRSHLIVYGIMESYTFWYHHGERVGESKIDKEESEDFENAEEIEEIIRDLYPNMNESEFGNHSSNCEVNEENPNSEALKFYRLLKDLDEEVYPGCKTSKLAAMIKLLHIKSLGHWTNRSFDMFVKWVVEILPTGSTLPKSFYEAKQIVKYLGLSYKKIDSCINNCMLYWKEKENSNLCKLCGSSRWKENSYAFNISR; encoded by the coding sequence ATGGCACCTAATAAACAATGGATTAATCTTTCTAAAATTGATAGATTAGATAAAGAATACGGAGATGGGATTGAACCGTTCATAAGTTATGCTTTTAGGAATAAAACTGATGAGCATAAAGTACGATGCCCATATGTTAGGTGTAATAATACATTTTCTGCAAATCGTAAAATGATTCGATCTCATTTAATAGTTTATGGAATAATGGAGAGTTATACTTTTTGGTATCATCATGGTGAAAGAGTTGGTGAATCTAAGATCGATAAAGAAGAATCAGAAGACTTTGAAAATGCCGAGGAAATTGAAGAAATCATAAGAGATCTATATCCTAATATGAATGAAAGTGAATTTGGCAATCACTCCTCAAATTGTGAAGTGAATGAAGAGAATCCCAATTCTGAAGCATTGAAATTTTATAGGCTCTTGAAAGATTTAGATGAAGAAGTTTATCCTGGTTGCAAGACCTCAAAATTAGCAGCAATGATCAAACTGTTACACATTAAAAGTCTCGGTCACTGGACTAATAGATCATTTGATATGTTTGTAAAATGGGTAGTTGAAATACTCCCAACTGGTTCCACGTTGCCAAAATCTTTTTATGAAGCGAAACAGATTGTAAAGTATTTAGGTCTCTCCTACAAAAAAATAGATTCATGTATCAATAACTGCATGCTCTattggaaagaaaaagaaaattccaACTTGTGCAAACTATGTGGCAGTTCTAGGTGGAAGGAAAATAGTTACGCCTTCAACATCTCACGATGA